Part of the Sphingopyxis sp. 113P3 genome, GGCCGGCCACTTCGCGAGTGTCGAGGCGATCTTTCGCGCGTATGGCGGCCGGCCGCATTGGGCGAAGCGCCACACGCTCACCCGCGCCGACGTCGACGCGCTTTATCCGATGGCCGAGCGCTTTCGCGCCGTGCGGCGCGCCGCCGACCCCACGGGCAAATTTCTCAATACCCATCTGGAGACGCTGTTCTCATGACCGACGATCCGGCCCTGCACGCGCATCTGATCGGCCGCCAGGGTTCCCGCGCCGACCTAAACACGCCGGTGCTGGTGCTCGACGTCGAGGCGCTCGACCGCAATATATCGGCGATGGCAGCGCTCGTGGCGGCGAAGGGCGTTGACCTGCGCCCCCATGCCAAGACGCACAAGAGCGTCGATATCGCGAAGCGCCAGCTCGCATCCGGCGCACGCGGCGTCTGCTGCGCGAAGATTGGCGAGGCCGAAGTGCTGGCCGATGGGGGCGTATCGGGAATATTGATCACCTCGCCGGTTGCCGCGCCGCAAGCCATCAGGCGACTGGCCGCGCTCGCGGCGCGCACCGAGCGATTGATGGCGGTCGTCGATCATCCCGCGGTCGCGCAACGGCTTGCCGCGGCACTCGCCGATGTCGGCGCGAGCATCGACGTCATCATTGACGTCGATCCGGGGATCGCGCGCACCGGCGTCGCCTCGGCAGAAATGGCGGTGGAACTGGCCCGAACGATCGCGGCGCTTCCCTCGCTTCGCTTTCGCGGCGTTCAATATTATTGTGGCTCGCAGCAGCATATCGAGGATTATGACGAACGCCGCTCTGCGATCGTCGCGCGCACCGACTATCTCACCTCGGTCATCGCCGCGCTGACCGACGCGGGCTTTGCTCCCGGCATTGTCACGGGATCGGGCACCGGGACCCACCGCATCGACCTCGAGCTCGGCGTCTTTACCGAGCTGCAGGCGGGCTCCTATGTTTTCATGGACCAGCAGTACAA contains:
- a CDS encoding DSD1 family PLP-dependent enzyme produces the protein MTDDPALHAHLIGRQGSRADLNTPVLVLDVEALDRNISAMAALVAAKGVDLRPHAKTHKSVDIAKRQLASGARGVCCAKIGEAEVLADGGVSGILITSPVAAPQAIRRLAALAARTERLMAVVDHPAVAQRLAAALADVGASIDVIIDVDPGIARTGVASAEMAVELARTIAALPSLRFRGVQYYCGSQQHIEDYDERRSAIVARTDYLTSVIAALTDAGFAPGIVTGSGTGTHRIDLELGVFTELQAGSYVFMDQQYNECDLTGDGSRPFETALGVDARVVSANHPGLVTIDAGFKSLSTDGGVAVVRRGAPESAFFAFMGDEHAALIAPDIGTLLAPGDPVTLTVPHCDPTVNLYDHYHVVAGDTLVDIWPVSARGRAR